The Montipora foliosa isolate CH-2021 chromosome 1, ASM3666993v2, whole genome shotgun sequence genome has a window encoding:
- the LOC137972399 gene encoding adenosine receptor A3-like yields the protein MEKLTNNNTAPTKAESNDSSQIGSYLEGYIWCSLFVVEAIIIIALNILTVIVFIKKRCLRRRSSYLLINLSLADLCIGALVIPTSVFRRGNSFGLWKIEMSDAVLFSTFGIDTLFFGCSLAFLVSISIERLHAMRNPMRHRLVSSSSYRKWVFSVWVASVIYTTLTISLLSFDVLGLLVWFIVAGCVLACLLILTFCYLAIFVTVRRSKDPELTNRHGRTERKLTVTLFIVTLVSLSVWLPYVLFTFLETPLLRLLSTGTLLRVRGICEFLFFANSFVNPILYTIRMPGFRKELRSIVSLSLPFRLRVCKEKIIGPSKNRKYIVNQIGPVLQGSSISDIYVITLKDLDSGRSRNAIFPVLPVS from the coding sequence ATGGAAAAGTTAACTAATAACAACACAGCACCAACAAAAGCTGAGAGCAACGACTCTTCGCAAATAGGAAGCTACTTGGAAGGATACATTTGGTGCTCCTTATTTGTAGTAGAAGCTATAATCATCATAGCACTCAACATTTTGACAGTCATCGTTTTCATCAAGAAACGTTGTTTGCGCAGGCGCAGTTCTTACTTGCTCATTAACCTGTCATTGGCTGACTTGTGTATCGGAGCGCTCGTTATACCAACTTCAGTATTTCGTCGTGGAAATAGTTTTGGTCTGTGGAAAATTGAAATGTCGGATGCAGTGCTCTTTTCCACATTTGGAATTGATACTTTATTCTTTGGGTGCTCTCTTGCGTTTCTAGTTTCAATATCAATCGAAAGACTACACGCTATGCGAAATCCAATGCGACATCGTTTGGTGTCCAGTTCGTCTTACAGGAAGTGGGTATTCAGCGTTTGGGTTGCGTCAGTGATCTACACCACTCTAACAATTTCATTATTGTCTTTTGACGTACTTGGGCTACTAGTCTGGTTCATTGTGGCTGGGTGTGTCCTTGCATGTCTTCTAATACTAACCTTCTGCTATTTAGCCATATTTGTCACCGTACGACGCAGCAAGGATCCTGAACTCACTAATCGTCACGGTAGAACTGAACGAAAATTGACCGTGACACTGTTCATCGTCACGCTTGTCTCTTTATCTGTGTGGCTTCCTTACGTGTTGTTCACTTTCCTGGAAACTCCACTGTTGCGTTTGCTCTCAACTGGAACGCTTTTGCGCGTGCGGGGTATCTGCGAATTCCTCTTCTTTGCTAACTCCTTTGTGAATCCAATATTGTACACAATCAGGATGCCTGGGTTCAGAAAAGAACTTCGTTCAATCGTGTCACTTTCTTTACCATTTAGATTGAGGGTTTGCAAGGAAAAGATAATCGGTCCatcaaaaaacagaaaatacattGTAAACCAGATAGGACCTGTTTTACAGGGAAGTAGCATTTCAGACATTTACGTTATTACCTTAAAAGATCTTGATTCTGGGAGAAGCAGAAATGCAATTTTTCCCGTCCTGCCGGTGTCATGA
- the LOC137980160 gene encoding trace amine-associated receptor 9-like produces the protein MEKLTNNNTAPTKAMRNDSYQIGSNLEGYIWCSLFLVEAIIIIALNILTVIVFIKKRCLRRRSTYLLINLSLADLCIGALVIPTSVFRRGNIFGLWKIEMSDAVLFSTFGIDTLFFGCSLAFLVSISIERLHAMRNPMRHRLVSSSSYMKWVFSVWVASVIYTTLTISLLSFDVLGLLVWFIVAGCVLACLLILTFCYLAIFVTVRRSKDPELTNRHGRTERKLTVTLFIVTLVSSSVWLPYVLFTFLETPLLSFLSAGALLRVRSICEFLFFANSFVNPILYTIRIPGFRKELRSIVSLSVPFRLRVCKDKITSPSNNKKYVVNQIGPVLRGSSISDRYGINLKDLNSGRSRNEIFRVLPVS, from the coding sequence ATGGAAAAGCTAACTAATAACAACACAGCACCAACAAAAGCTATGAGAAACGACTCTTACCAAATAGGAAGCAACTTGGAAGGATACATTTGGTGCTCCTTATTTCTAGTAGAAGCCATAATCATCATAGCACTCAACATTTTGACAGTCATCGTTTTCATCAAGAAACGTTGTTTGCGCAGGCGCAGTACTTACTTGCTCATTAACCTGTCATTGGCTGACTTGTGTATCGGAGCGCTCGTGATACCAACTTCAGTATTTCGTCGTGGAAATATTTTTGGTCTGTGGAAAATTGAAATGTCGGATGCAGTGCTCTTTTCCACATTTGGAATTGATACTTTATTCTTTGGGTGCTCTCTTGCGTTTCTAGTTTCAATATCAATCGAAAGACTACACGCTATGCGAAATCCAATGCGACATCGTTTGGTGTCCAGTTCGTCTTACATGAAGTGGGTATTCAGCGTTTGGGTTGCGTCAGTGATCTACACAACTCTAACAATTTCATTATTGTCTTTTGACGTACTTGGGCTACTAGTCTGGTTCATTGTGGCTGGGTGTGTCCTTGCATGTCTTCTAATACTAACCTTCTGCTATTTAGCCATATTTGTCACCGTACGACGCAGCAAGGACCCTGAACTCACTAATCGTCACGGTAGAACTGAACGAAAATTGACCGTGACACTGTTCATCGTCACGCTTGTCTCTTCGTCTGTGTGGCTTCCTTACGTGTTGTTCACTTTCCTGGAAACTCCACTGTTGAGTTTCCTGTCAGCTGGAGCGCTTTTGCGAGTGCGGAGTATCTGCGAATTTCTCTTCTTCGCTAACTCCTTTGTGAATCCAATATTGTACACAATCAGGATTCCTGGGTTCAGAAAAGAACTTCGTTCAATCGTGTCACTTTCTGTACCATTTAGATTGAGGGTTTGCAAGGATAAGATAACCAGTCCATCAAATAACAAAAAATACGTTGTAAACCAGATAGGACCTGTTTTACGGGGAAGTAGCATTTCAGACAGGTACGGTATTAACTTAAAAGATCTTAATTCTGGGAGAAGCAGAAATGAAATTTTTCGCGTCCTGCCGGTGTCATGA